In the genome of Sphaeramia orbicularis chromosome 13, fSphaOr1.1, whole genome shotgun sequence, one region contains:
- the LOC115431071 gene encoding T-cell surface glycoprotein CD3 gamma chain-like — protein MSKNTINLKVLLPRCLLLLWTLTAFVSSEDKEIQVGSLSDGIKLTCPDGQTLHRGDVEIKTEKIDYKDENTGEYICKTDGGDTGKAIFVKFRTCDNCVDLNMASVSGMIVGDIVATIVIGVAVYLIASQANRTGSVTSNKKSSDRQHLMPNEVSNRPTNDQYQQLRYKKGQKDTYDVLTNRR, from the exons AtgagtaaaaacacaataaatctgAAGGTGTTACTGCCCAGGTGTTTGCTTCTGCTTTGGACACTGACTg CATTTGTCAGTAGTGAAG ACAAAGAAATCCAAGTGGGCTCTTTATCTGATGGGATAAAGTTGACTTGCCCTGATGGTCAAACCTTGCATCGGGGTGACGTCGAGATTAAGACTGAGAAAATAGACtacaaagatgaaaacacagGAGAGTACATTTGTAAAACGGATGGTGGAGACACAGGAAAAGCAATCTTTGTGAAATTCCGCA CCTGCGATAACTGTGTGGACTTGAACATGGCCTCTGTGAGTGGAATGATTGTTGGTGACATAGTGGCTACAATTGTGATAGGAGTGGCTGTTTATCTCATCGCATCTCAGGCAAATCGGACCGGCTCAGTCACATCCAACAAGAAAA GCTCTGATAGACAACATCTCATGCCCAATGAAGTAAGCAACAGGCCCACCAATGATCAATACCAG CAACTTCGATACAAAAAGGGTCAGAAGGACACCTACGACGTACTTACCAACAGAAGATAG
- the LOC115431857 gene encoding T-cell surface glycoprotein CD3 gamma chain-like, translated as MSTNTINLKVLLPRCLLLLWTLTAFASSQDAKTSPEIQVTTVSDGIKVVCPTGHTLYHGDVKITTGKIDYRDENTGEYTCKMSDDDTGKAIFVKFRTCDNCVDLNVVFVSRMIVGDIVVKTVIGVAVYLIASQANRTGSVTSNKKSFDRQFLVSNEVRNRPVNDQYQVPDMATPLLLVRRV; from the exons ATGAGTACAAACACAATAAATCTGAAGGTGTTACTGCCCAGGTGTTTGCTTCTGCTTTGGACACTGACTg CATTTGCCAGTAGTCAAG ATGCAAAAACAAGTCCTGAAATCCAAGTGACCACTGTATCTGATGGGATAAAGGTGGTTTGCCCTACAGGTCACACCTTGTATCACGGTGACGTCAAGATTACGACTGGGAAAATAGACTACAGAGATGAAAACACAGGAGAGTACACTTGTAAAATGAGTGATGATGACACAGGAAAAGCAATCTTTGTGAAATTCCGCA CCTGTGATAACTGTGTGGACTTGAACGTGGTCTTTGTGAGTAGAATGATTGTTGGTGACATAGTGGTTAAAACTGTGATAGGAGTGGCTGTTTATCTCATCGCATCTCAGGCAAATCGGACCGGCTCAGTCACATCCAACAAGAAAA GCTTTGATAGACAATTTCTCGTGTCCAATGAAGTACGCAACAGGCCCGTCAATGATCAATACCAG gtgccTGATATGGCGACCCCACTGCTCCTAGTACGCCGAGTGTGA